The Triticum urartu cultivar G1812 chromosome 6, Tu2.1, whole genome shotgun sequence genome includes the window GACAAACTCAATGTTCTAGCTTCTAGGTTATTACAAGGGATTGGACGAAGGAAATATGTGTCAATGGAATGAGACGGAAGAAACATAACTCGGCGAGGGATTGGTCTATACATCATAACAGATCACAGCTTCCTTGCACATCCACGCTCTGTTATGCGGGTTAATGACAACCTTCTCGCGGCCCTTGAAGCTAGAGATGACGACTTTACAGTGCTTTGATCGTACTATGTTGGTCATGTTTGCTTTGATTTTTTCGACATGGGTGTTCTGATCGAAGTTCCGAGCTTGTCAATGTTATATATGTTGGTTGTGTTTGTTTCCTTTTTTTCGATATGTTTTTACTTCTTTACTTGATTAATATTTTCAGGTTGATTGTAGAAAAACAACAGCATTTCACAACCTACTTTAGGGAAGGGAGCAACGACTGGATGCCCTGAATAACACCAAAAGATCACCTTGCTTTTGGCAACTAAGCAAAAATTCCACATGGCATATCTAAGAGAGCGAGGGCTCGCACCATCAGAACTGCTGTGGCACCAACACTGACAGAAAGATATTGCTTGGAGCCGCCCGAGTTTGAGATGTGCACGCATACACAATAAATTGGACAAACCTAGATAACCCAGTCTAACCATGTGACTGCTGCGTTCAGCAGTATAAAGTGACTGAAATACATATAGCACAGGCAGTATGCAGTTTTTTTTTCAACAATAACACGGAACCAAACTTACGCCATCGCTGCATAAATAGATTGTATATAACCCTTGCCTGCCAGTCCAAAATATATAAACTGCGCAACATGATTTACCAACAGGAAACCCTCTTCAGCAGGCTTACAAGCATTAACACACACGCATAGTATATACACCTCAGAGTAGCAATCAAGTTGATGACACAGCCAAGGTCGTCTATGTTAGGAACTACCGTCAAAACTACTTAGGATGCATGAGGCGCGCCCTCAAAATTACACATTGCTGTCAAGGAACCATCATATATTCCGTATGGGAACTGACTGAGATGATGAACTGCTGCCAGTGCTACTACAGGCATCCATGTCCATGCTGAATCGATGGCAACAGGTGCATGGAGACAATCAGAATCCATATCGCCTACAATCAGAATCAGGACACCGCTACCCAAACTCTGATTTCTCATGCAAAATTGTCAGTAACAAACTTGTTTAGTGATATAAGGATAAAACCAGAAAGATGCTGCAAACATACAGTAAATCGTCAGAGCTATATGGACCACTAAACCACAAGTTAGATGACAGAGCTCCCCTGAGCAAGGTTAAGAGTATAGGCCCTTATGCTACTGCAGAAAGGCAGAATAAGGAGTAGATACCAGAAAATGGCAAAATGTAGCATTAATTTTCGATAATTATAACACTAGTCAATTATTAAGCAGAAGGGAGAATTAAAAAGAACCGGGCAGCAAACGATAATAGGACTACATGGTAAATGATTCGACACAAAACAGTAACAAGGTGCGGGTATGTAACAAGGTGGCATGGCTCAATGTTACCAACTTCACATAATATTTAAACAGGATGGCCGGTACCTGtattccttttctttccttctttTTTGAGGACGCCGGTACCTGTATTCCAGCATCAAATAGTGATTCAGAATTATCCCATGTTGAAGCAGTAATTTCCTACATTTTTCACAaaaaaatataaattgaaccaaAAGGATAATATTCCTCAACTTATCTCACTGAAAACAAGGTTTAACTAAGGACAAGGTTGCTCTCAGTGAATCAAGAGCAAAACATAGATTGATATATGGTCACACAAGGTTTTGGTTACCTCGAACCATTGCAGCCAGTTTTCCTATATATTGCCTAAACTGATAAGGAACTACTATCGACAATGATTCAATATTTTCAGAGCAACTGAAGAGAACGAAAATTATAATTATACTAGAAAAGCCTCAGTTTCAAGCAAGTTTTTGGAACTACAGGATCTGGCATTAGGACTATATAGTAGGAACCTGAACCGTTGTCTAACAtttactccctctgtaaactttTAAAGATCAAATCATCTTATAAAAttttacagagggagtagaagTTAGAACCCAAATTTAAGTCCTTCTGGATAGCTAGCACAAAGTCTAAGTCAATTATCAAAACAGCTTGCTGTAGCTGGTGACTAACTAGGGGGTATAAGCACCCAAGAAAATGTGTTCTAGAACTAAATGCTTTGTAATATTTGCATTTGACAAATGTCAATGCCAGCAGCATTTGTAGTcgcaactcatacattatttgtGGATCTATGTACCGCCGTATCATGCAATTCAGACAGTAGATAACTAATCATAGACAGCTTTCCAAAATAAATATCTATGGCCAGTGTTAGTTAGTGTTACCTCTAGTTGTGCTCTTTTTGCTTAGTTATTTCCATTACGATACCTATAAATAGTGCTTCGTGGAACAAGAGCAAAGATACACTAAAGGTTCTGTTGGGCATGCTTTATGTCTAACACTCGTATGTTGAACATATGCATAACATTCAATCTGGATCATCTCACACTATGAACGTAGGAAAAATTATCACTCCCCAGGGATATTTAATCAGGGAATATGATATTCTTCAATCAACAAGAAAATATATTTTAGCTCAGAAAAGGATTTACCCAGGCAATACAATATTTGCCTGTTGCTAGTTGATTTCCAGAATGAACCACTCCCTTTGTCAGCTCCATTAGTACTACCGTGCAGTTCTCCCCTCAACCAGAAACATACTCCAATCAGTAAAACTGGAAACAGAAGAAACAATGATCTGCAAAATCTGGTTATATGCAAGCAATAGCATGCTCTAAATATAGTCTAAGCCAAATATTTGCTGCTGTCAATTTATATGTACTCAGGGAAATTGATATATGGAGGTCCTACAATCTGCTATTGAACTTGAGCTACGTAGTAGGAGTATGTTTGATTAAGCTGGCCTAGCTTACATAAATAAACCTCTTTGTTGTATTTCAGTGGCTAATTAAGTTGATACAGGTTGTATTAAGATTTGTGAGCTACTCTGCATTGTAAATAAGTCGACTTTGCTAACTAAGCAACCATGCATGTCCAGAATCGATCAGACATTGTACGCTTTCCTTTTGCTGTTGGAGCACCAAAGCCCAAGAACGAATCAACAAAGGAAGGAAATCCCCCAAAATATCATGAAAAAATCACCGTTAATTTGCATCAGTTGACAGGTGGACAGTTGTCAGACCCAACCCAGCTGCATGCTGCATCTTTGAGCACACCACGCTGTTTCATCATCTCTCTAACTTGGTGCACGGAGTCCCATTTTCCGGCAGCCGCAAGGGTGTTGGAGAAGGCCATGTAGGCGCCCGGTCTCCCGGCGCGGCTCAACTCAAATACCTCCCTTGACGCAACATTGGCAATGTCCACGTCGCCGTGCAGGGTGGCCGCCCCGAGGAGGGCCGCCCACACGTCAGAGTTTGGCCTTGTCGGTATCCCCCTGACGAAATCGTATGCCTGGCGCACGCTGCCGAACCTGCCCAACAGGTCCACCATGCAAGCGTAGTGTTCCATCCGTGGTTTGAGCGAGCAGTCGCGCTCCATGCTCTGGAACACCTCCTGGCCTCGGGACAGCAGTCCGGCGCGCGCGCACGCCGACAGGGCGCTCAGGAATGTGGCATGATTTGGCCTGACGCCCCGCTGCTGCCCCCGCATCTCCTCCAACAGCAAGAGAGCCTCGTCTGAAAGGCCGTTCTTCCCGTACCCGTCGATCATCGAAGTCCATGTGATGACGTTCCTCTCTGCCATCCCGTCGAACACCCTCCGCCCCTCCTCAACTCGGCCGCACTTGGAGTACATGTCGAGCAGCGCACTCCCCGCCTTGATGTCAGAGATGACCTTGCTCTTGATGACCTGGCAGTGCACCTGCTCCCCGAGCTCCGGCGACGACAAGAGCGAGCACGCGCCAAGCACGCTCACGCATGTCGACACCGTCGGCCGGAACCTCGCTCGCTGCATCGCCTTGAACACCTCCAGCGAGCTCTCCGCGGTCTCCTCCATCTTGCTGTACCCCTCCACCATCGCGTTGTACACCACGACGTCCTTCTCGTCCATCCCGTCGAATATGGCCTCGGCGTCCCTGTACAGACCTTGGTTCATGCAGCCGACGATCAGCGCCGTCGAGCACACCATGCCCGGCTTTGGCACCATGCCGTACACCCGCCGAGCATAGCCCAGCGACGCGTTCTTCACGTAGGCATCCACCAACGCCGCGACGAGGATGTCGTCGAGCTCCGCGAGCGACCTGACGACGCGCGCGTGGACCTCCCTCGCAGCGCGGGGCAGCGCCAGCGCCGCCGACAGCTTGAACGCCATGGAGAGCGCGAACACGTCCAGGCGGCCCGTGGAGGCCGCGAGCCGCCGCACGATCCCCAGCGCCTCCCAGGGGAGCCCCAGGCGGAAGTACCCGGCGACGAGGTAGTTGTGCGCGGCGTTGGTCGGGCGGGGCATTCCGTCGAACACCGCGCGGGCGTTGCGGTGGGAGCCGCACCGCAGATGCAGGATGAGGAACTTGACGGAGAGGTCGGCGGTGGGGCGGAGGCCGGAGGTGAGGAGCTGCGCGTGGAGGCTCTGCGACTCGCGGCGCGGCGGGGGCGCGTTGATGAGGCTCTGGACCGCGGCGGCCAGGGCGGCGGCGGTCCGCAGGTAGCGGGGCACGCGTGGGGTTACGGAGCAAGAATGGTGCCAGTGGGAGTTTGTTTCTTGCATCTCGCCGCCGGCGACCCGGCAGCTCGCCGTCGGCTTCGGCTCGGGCCTTTGGGTGTGAGGACCCTTGGAGGATCTCACGAACAACTCCGGCAGCAGGCGGGTACAGAATGTTTCCTTCAGAGATGCCTCATACAGGTTTCAGAAGTTCAGTCAAGTACTCAGTTGTCACACGGGCGGCGGCATACAGGTTTCACAAATCTCACACCGTCAAGTCGTCCGTCAATAGATCTCAGCCGTCCGTCGCCATCATGGACCTGGTGGGCAGTGGAGAGTGGAGACGCGACACTCCCCTCCGGTTGAGATGGAGAGAATTGTAATTAGTGGAGATCAATAATTTAGTTTAGGTATATAGAATTGGCGCGATTTAATATCGTTTATGTAGGACATTGTATTCCTCCCTAGCAGAATGATCTTCAGGTATTGTAGTCCGGCATACCTTTCTTTGAGCAATCGCAgcatttcttttctttcttttttgcgGGGTAAAGAAAGATTTCATTGCTCAAGGAAGCATATCAGCGTTAGACAAGTTTACAATAGAGTCCAACCCTGAACACAGCCAGACCGCGGTATGGGGAGTGCAACGATCATACGCCGCAAGCGCATGGCTAACTTTATTCCGCGAGCGACTAATGAGAGTAAAAGAAAATCTCCCTAGGGTCAGCAGCTGCTACCCTACGAATCTCCTCTACGTGCACTCGGTACTGAGACTGATCCTCCGAATGCATCTTCAGCATCGACACGGCTTCTGCACTATCGGCCATCTCCACTACGATGAGCAGCATTTCCTTTCTTGACCATGCGGTGCGCTAGAATAACTTTAGGGAGATGGagacttgctgccaaatccaatGGATCAGGTAGCTCGGTGAACACCAACGACTAATTGGCGATGAAGGGCTTGAGCTGCGATACATGGGAGACTGTATGGATCAAGCTTGTCAGAGGAAGATCGAGCATGTACGCCGCCTTGTCGATGCGTTCGGTGTTTTTGAACAGTCCAAAGTACTTGAGGGTGAACTTGACGTAGGGATGATTCACCAACGAAGATTGTGCATAGGGTTGGAGCTTGAGGAGGACGCCCTCGTCGACGGAAAATTCGCGGTCCTTGCGACGCTTGACCACATGTGCCTTCATACGCTCATGTGCGTGCTAGAGGTGCTCCCACAACACGGTGAGGAAGTCTTGCGATCTGCCGCCAGCTCGGCGAGGGATGCTGGTAGATCGTCGACCATCATTGACATAGTGGCATAGTTGGGGTCGACGTCTTAGAGGCATACACCCTAGTGGGATATGATATGGTGAATTATACCAGAACTCTTTGATAACCCAAGAGCGTAGGGGATGCAACAATCTACAATGTTAAGTATAAACTCAAATTTATTAATTCAACACTAGGAGGtcaaagaatatttgtaagtTTTAGTTGTTTATAGTCGTCAATTCAATTGAATACAGTAGCAATGAGAACATGATGAATGTACTGTTGTATGTAGTAGCTAGCATAGCAGCAGAAATACCTGGCAGTTGCCAAGTATAAATAAATTAACTTAAAGAGGGCAAGTTGTAATATTAAACGTAGGCATAGAGATGGATAGATGTTGCATGGATGACATTAACTTATATTTTGGTTCCAGTTCTCTCAGCATGCAAAGTGTTCACCTCAATGTCACACTAAGCAATGTATTTAAAGTCTTCTCTTCCATTAAACCATGCAAAATCTGCCACATAAGAGTCATGCATTTAACTTATAAATTACAATTATTTTTGCATTAGTCTATGCACGTAACAATGCCACATCATATATTCATGTTAGTCATCCCTCATATTTTTGTTCGAAATGATATTTTTAACTGTAATTCAAAAGTTTTTGTTCTATTTTTAGAGACTTTCTTTTATTGATTTTCAAGCCTATACTTTCTTTTCATTAGATTTAATTATTTTTGTCAACTACTTACGCATTTTTTTAACAAAGTTACCGTAGCATTGCGGAGAGAGAGTCATCATCACTACTCTATTTCAGAGTTACATTAAATCCAAGCCATCTTCTGCTGCAAAACATTTCTTATTTTTATTTCCTTACTATTTTTCTCCTTACCGTGTGCCCCCTCTCTTTCAAATTGTTTATTACACTACTATCCTACTGCAACGTGCGGGGTATTGTCTACTTACTCCTATAAAGTATGATGAAGTACCCGCCTCCTGGGGCATCGGCACTCGCGAGTTACCTCCCCATCGTCTGATACCTCATTGTAGCACACTCGGTTGTCCGATCTTCACGGACGTTACACACCCACCCGATTCCCTCAAGGGTCCATGAAGCATGGGTCGCGGGCACGCTCGGGGCACCTTTCTACGATTGTTTTCGTTCCGTCTATGTGTGTCATCTCGTGCGCTGCTCTGCATGCATCGGGTGAGGCCGGGTCGGCATGTCAGCGTCATTCGTTCCTTCTGACTACTTTGTTCACGCGATCCGAGTACGTGGCGTGCGCCCAGGTAGGGGTGTGAGCACCGGTTTCCTCTGTTGGGTGACAACAATGATGAGTGTTATTTCTACACCCCTCTAACCTGAGTTTAAACTGAGATATTTCATAAAAAACAAGATATTCGCTCTGATATTGCTACTAATGACTAATGAATACAAAGGATTCCAAATATCCGATCTTTATTTTATTTCCAAGGGAAATGGACTATTTATGGAAAAAATCAAGCCAATACATCGAAAAGAGTAAAGTGGAGATAGAGGAGATCAAGTGGGAGGCGCACTAAAGAAAACTAAGCAAAAGACGACATTCCATATGACCAATCCCGCTCATACAGATAGTCGTATGGTGTGCCAACTGATGCGTCTGATCCACCTGAACAACCTTTATAAAAGGCCTGACGCCAAATGAGCAATAGAACAAGTCGCCACATCGTCATCTTCATAGCAGTCATCTCCATCAACCTTAGCAACCACCTTCATCACCATCATAGTTCTCAGTCATCTAGTCATACTTTGTAATCACACATCACATCCAGCATCCATTGTAAGATATATTATCAATCAATCGGTCTTTCATGATGTGTTATTCAATGAGTTCTTCGTGTGATTCGATCTCCACGTGTGAGTAGTTTGGTAATATCATGGGTTGAGGCAAGGCCTTGCAACCCGATGTATTTGTTGAAGTGGTCGATGGAAGTACTTTGAATTAACATCCCGTATGTGTAGCATAAAATGGTTTCGTGAGCTGTAAGGGGGGCGTCCTAGCCTTATTTTGGGCCATGCGCACCAACCCACTAAGGCCCATCCGCCTAGGGGAAGGAAAACCCTAAGGGGAAGGGCcctccacttggcttggagggcactcctcccctttggccgCGTCCCCTCcttggaggaggggcaagggTTGCGCCCCCAGCCCTCCAACACCCCTATATAGTGGGGAGGAGGGGCAAAGGCTGGACACAACATTTCCCACACCCTgcggcctcctctctctctctctctctctctcttgttcttcCTCGTTCGTAGTTCCATAGGCGCTTGGCGAAGCACTAATGGGATTGCtccaccacgccatcatgctagTTGAGATCCCATCTACTTCTCCTCCCTCGCTTCCTGGATCAAGAACGAGGAGACGTCATCGAGCCatacgtgtgctgaacgcggaggtgtcgtccgttcatCCCTAGATTGGATTGGACTGTGATCGGATCGCgaagagtacgactacatcaaccgcgtggtATACGCTTTCGCTTAACGActtacaagggtatgtagatccaatctctcctctcgtagatgtccatctcctagattgatcttgatgagtgTAGGAAAAAATTGTTTCCCATGCAACGTTCCCAACAGTGCGTTGGTCGGTCTGTCATGCAGTGCTTCGAGAATATAAAGGTTCGGTTGTGGGCTAGAATACAAGGATGGTTGGAACGATTCCTCTCCATGCAGGGGGAGGAGACCTTAGTGAAGTCCGTTACCCAAGCAATCCCAGCATATGCTATGAGTTGTTTTGACCTTACCAAAGGCCTCTGTGATGAGCTCAACAACATGATATGCAAGTATTGGAGGTTGCAACAACAAGACGAGAACAAATGCACTGGGTGATTGGGAAAAGATGAAGCTACCCAAAGATTGTGGGGGGTCTCGGTTTCAGGGACTTGTATTTTTTCAACCTTGCGCTACTTGCGAGGCAAGCTTGGTGGCTTCTCCAAGCTCCGGAGTCCCTTTGTGCAAGAGTGTTACGAGCCAAATACTACCATGACGACAACATCATCTCTGCTGCCCCCACAGCCGCGATAAGCTATACCTGGCGAAGTATTCTTCGAGGGCTTGAAATCATCAAGGAAGGATATATCTGAAGAGTGGGTTCTAGCGAGAATATAAGAATCTGGTTTGATCCTTTGTTGCCATGAAATCATTCGAGGAAACCACTGACTGGACGAGGGCAGAATATGGTCACTTTCGTCTCGAAGCTGATGAACCCTAATTTGAACTCCTAGGACATGAATCTGGTCAGACAAACTTTTCTCCACGAGGATGCTAATATGATTCTGTCCATTCCTGTTTTTGAGCAGCACGATGACTTCGTGACTTGGCACTTTGATGCTAAAGGGCTCTTGTCAGTTAAATCAACCTATAGGGTGCACACCGACTTGATTTGAAGGAGAAAACAGATGCAATAGGGAGATAGCTCGACTAATCTGGAGCGACACCGAAAGGTATGGTATGCAATCTGGAAAGTTTGTTGTGGGCAAGGTTTACCACATCCTTTGGTGATTTGGGCAGAACAAACACCCATTTCATATGAACATTGAACAATGAGGTGTTGATCTGGACAAGCGATGTGCAGTTTGCGAACGTCATTTTTGTACCGCTTGGGAGGGTGAATATGTCACGTCTAGTACCAACAATCACTGTATCGCGTCCAGCGGTAGTTAGAATATCTCCATTCATCTTTTTCAGAGTTTGGAAATATTTCATCTCCCTCAGTATAGAGTTTGTGGTACCACTGTCCACAAGGCATAATTCCTCTTCCATCGGATTGTCCCCGTAGAAAACTATATGAAACAAAGAATTTTCAATAAGAAACCTCATAGTaattgctacctcttttagcactgcgttggttttccttgaagtggaagggatgatgcagcaaagtagcgtaagtatttccctcagtttttgagaaccaaggtatcaatccagtaggaggctacgcgcgagtccctcgtacctgcacaaaacaaataaatcatcgcaaccaacacaaataggggttgtcaatccctatagggccacttacgagagtgagatctgatagatatgataaggtaatatttttgctatttttatgataaagatgcaaagtaaaataaaggcaaagtaaatagaaaagtaaataactaagtaataggagattgatatgataaagatagacccgggggccataggtttcactagcggcttctctcgagagcataagtattctacggtgtgtgaacaaattactattaagcaattgacagaattgagcatagttatgagaatatctaggtatgatcatgtatataggcatcacgtctgagacaagtagaccgactcctgcctgcatctactactattactccaatcatcaaccgctatccagcatgcatctagagtattaagttaaaaacagagtaacgccttaagcaagatgacatgatgtagagggatagactcatgcaatatgaagaaaaccccatcgtgttatcctcaatggcaacaatacaatacgtgccttgctgcccttactgtcaccgggaaaggacaccgcaagattgaacccaaagctaagcacttctcccattgccagaaagatcaatctagtaggccaaaccaaactgataattcaaagagacttgcaaagataaccaatcatacataaaagaattcagagaagattcaaatattattcatagatagacttgatcataaacccacaattcatcggtctcaacaaacacaccgcaaaaagaagattacatcgaatagatctccacaagagagggggagaacattgtattgagatccaaaaagagagaagaagccatgtagctactaactatggacccgtaggtctgaagtaaactactcacacttcatcggagaggctatggtgttgatgtagaagccctccgtgatcgatgcccccttcggcggagctccggaacaggccccaagatgggatctcgtggatacagaaagttacggcggtggaattagggttttggctccgtatctgatcgtttgggggtacgtgggtatatataggaggaagaagtatgtcggtggagcaacaggcactagtagaaaaagggtcttctgtcccggttggtaagggccttttgtcccggtttttgaaccgggactaaagggtcgttactaatgccctggccctttagtcccagttcaaacaggaaccgggacagatgggccccCACGTGGCTGGTGcgccgagcccaggcaggagggcttttggtcccggttggtggcaccaaccgggaccaataggcatccacgcgtcagcatttcaggggctgaggtttttgtttttttgcctttGGTCCccgttggtggcaccaaccgggaccactaggcatccacgcgtcagcatttcaggggctgaggtttttgtttttttttgaagggggggggttgggggttttgggaggttaatttaggtgtttcctatattgtgttagctagctaattaatagagagaagtgtcctctcttatgtccgtgcttggtcgacgctacgtactatatacgtatagagaggactagacacgctagctagctagtaagcaaaggaaggaaacagaagatcgtcatgaacatatatgcatacaaagagaagtgatatcgaccacctctccttctctgagagattggtcaaacaacaagttatcgtatatctatccgacactaccggctacatatatacaataattatctcttacaatataatctcctaattatATACGAACACAGgatccacatagtattctccgtcttcagcgatcacgtggtcaaggaagaatgccgccaattcctattgaattgctcgcatacgatgtggtgctaggagttcatcccgcatccgaaaGATCTAATTTGAAAAAGGGggtcaatatatatatatatatatatatataaatgaaactcaacacaaatgatggtaataaaataaaattgtgaatattattgcttacgcacttcatattgttcgtcagagtacccttgttcacaggtcgtgtggcggatggactcgcaaacgtagtatccataaaaatcattcccttgttcctgccaaaaccactttacaagaaatagaggtcaatcaaactgataagcaagcatgccaaatggtattgatgaaactatcgcttgaatcactaggagatgcgcggaaacatgttactatagtacttactttcgggtgtctaaattgcagcttcttcggcagtcccggagcttttttggtgaattttctccaaaccctgccagacaaagaaaacaattacttgatattaggaaatgaacaaagttgctgatatggtggataatgatcgatttaacttctcgagcatttgagtcatgtccgcatagtcctggggatcttttcgtctcgagtctaagacgg containing:
- the LOC125516117 gene encoding uncharacterized protein LOC125516117; this translates as MELTKGVVHSGNQLATGKYCIAWVPASSKKKERKGIQSLGSGVLILIVGDMDSDCLHAPVAIDSAWTWMPVVALAAVHHLSQFPYGIYDGSLTAMCNFEGAPHAS
- the LOC125516116 gene encoding pentatricopeptide repeat-containing protein At1g28690, mitochondrial-like, with protein sequence MQETNSHWHHSCSVTPRVPRYLRTAAALAAAVQSLINAPPPRRESQSLHAQLLTSGLRPTADLSVKFLILHLRCGSHRNARAVFDGMPRPTNAAHNYLVAGYFRLGLPWEALGIVRRLAASTGRLDVFALSMAFKLSAALALPRAAREVHARVVRSLAELDDILVAALVDAYVKNASLGYARRVYGMVPKPGMVCSTALIVGCMNQGLYRDAEAIFDGMDEKDVVVYNAMVEGYSKMEETAESSLEVFKAMQRARFRPTVSTCVSVLGACSLLSSPELGEQVHCQVIKSKVISDIKAGSALLDMYSKCGRVEEGRRVFDGMAERNVITWTSMIDGYGKNGLSDEALLLLEEMRGQQRGVRPNHATFLSALSACARAGLLSRGQEVFQSMERDCSLKPRMEHYACMVDLLGRFGSVRQAYDFVRGIPTRPNSDVWAALLGAATLHGDVDIANVASREVFELSRAGRPGAYMAFSNTLAAAGKWDSVHQVREMMKQRGVLKDAACSWVGSDNCPPVN